The window agacccatGTAATCTCCTACTGACCAGTTGTTCTACCCCTTTACCAGTTGTTCTACCTCAAAAAaaattgttgctgctgctgagtCAATAACTcccaagacagctaggtggcacagtggatggagaactggtcatggaatcaggaggacccaaattcaaatatggcctcagacacttgacaattactagctgtgtgaccctgggcaagtcacttaaccccaactgtctcaccaaaaacaacaacaacgactcCCAATGCCTGGTCCTGGTTTGCGGGGACCTGGCCTGCACTGTCAAAGCCTGTGCTAGACTGTGCTCAACTCTCACCCTGATACAACAGAgctttccttctgactttccaagttggctttggctggaaaatttcaccctctccttttgtgggttctgttccTCTAGTAATTGTCTtaaggcattatttgaagggattcggaggggtcttggggagagctcaggtgagtcactgACTTTCCTCTGTGATCTTGGCTCCCTGCcctccttgccttctcaatgagggggaaaggagaaatggatgaggagaatttagaattttaaattttaagaaacaaacattaaaaatagaTTTCACAAGTAATtagagaaaattaaatatttaaagtatgaaaaagtattttgaaaacattaaaacaataaatatcaGCTAAGCTTCTTAGTCACAAATTAATagtatttaaattgctttcccCCAAGTACAGAAACTAGAAACATTGATTTATAGTTAAACAAATGTTATCTTGGAAACCTTGTCTCTGAAACTGTGAATTCCTTACAAGTGATTCACTACATTTTGGACTTTAAATATTCCCAAGAAATCACATCATTTAGGACTTGGAGAGGAAATGAAAACATCAACAATAAAAGGATAGAGTCTTGGTGCACTTCTAAAAGTGACCAATTAACTGCTTTAAAGTAATCCCCCACTGACCATATTTTGTTCTAACTCATCCTAATTGCATTGGAGTGTATCTTGGGCTTCCCATGGGTATTTTCTGCTCTATCACAATAAATAATCAAATGGGTAACACATCAAAGATTCTGTTCATCTTCAAGGTGGAAGAATCTTTATCTTCAAAAATAATGGGGTAAGACCCTAATTTCAGATAAATGAGAAATGAGATTAAATATTATACTGTGATGTTTGGAGTCCTTTAGAAACACTGTAatagtctgtttttgttttgttttgttttgttttagtgaggcagttggggttaagtgacttgcccagggtcacacagctagtaagtattaggtgcctgaggctggattcgaactcaggccctcctgactccagggctggtgctctatccactgtgccacctagctgcccctaacactgTAATAGTCTAACTGAGGGAACAAGAGTTTCATCATAATAAAAAAATGGCACATAAAGTCTCTGCATTTCAAGTCCTTATAAGGGATTCACAGAGCATTGTCTAATCAGGCAGGGTAGCAAGGTAGGGTTGAAAGAGAAGAGTTAGTAATTTTTGCCAAATCTCCAAAAACATCTTTACATTTTTTAAGAGCTTGCCTAAGAATTCAAAAGCCAAGGTTGTCATGGAGCTAAAATCCTAAAATTTGAACTTTCTCAGTGAAAAGTGCTGTCTTCTTTGGGAAGAAAATCAAAtgcaaaacagaacagaaaactAAGCAAAGGATCAAATCCTTTTGCTCTTTTAAGTAATGGCTATCTGAAATATGATTTGCATTTTTTGTCTTCTCAAAAATCTCAAATGCAAAGCCTTGCTGTATCTCAGCCAGGAAAAAGCACTTGACTTGGCAGAAGTTCAAAGCTGACCAGGGACAAAGCTGTCACTTCTAAAATATGTTGAGAATACATTCCCTTGGTCTCCTTTGCTCATATAACAATTCTTTAGCCCATCCATCAACACCCATCTGGCCTATCCTGAAGTGGAACAACAGAGTTGATGTATAAGAACTTATGACCTAGGGCTTAATTTTGATTAGTCATTACAGtggtctctgactctttgtgaccccattaggggttttcttggcagaaataccatatcagtttgccattttcttctctagctcattttgctgatgaggaaactgaggcagatagagctaaatgacttgaccatggtcacacagttagttagcaagtgtctgaggccagattttaacccaGAAAGATGGGTTCTCCTTACTCTAAGCCTGGTACTTTacacactgtgccatctagctactccAAGAGCTTCATAAGCAAGGAATAATGGGTGTAATGAATGAAGATATATTAGACAGAAGATGGAACATAAACCAATTTATTCCAGATGTCTTTGATTCTACACAATGGATAATTAAATCAATATTAATGTAAGGTAATTAAAGATACAGATGAGATAAGTCAGAAGAGAAATACCACAAGGCAGCTGAACCAGCCATAAAAATTTCAATATcagatttcttttaaattttttgtaataATTCATTGgccattcagtcaataagcatttaataagtgcttattatgtgctaaacatgatgctaaacactgggggtaAATGGAAAGGCAAAaagtttctcaaggagcttatattttaatggggaagaaaatgtgCAAATAACTATGATTCTAcaacatatataacataaatggaaagaaatctcaaaagaaaGACACTAGCAATTATCTATTTACACTTGTACTCTCAAAATTACACTTTCATTTGGTGCAAATTAAAAGCTAGAATCTAAGCAATCAAGCTATCTTCAGCCATGGTGGATATTAGCCATCCATTGTAGAGGGggcagtggggtggggaggacacCAGAATGGGAGTCAAGTCAGGTTCTTCTGGTAGCTCTGCAACTAAcatactgtgtgactttggacaaatcacttaattgctgGATTTCCCATTATATAACAGGGAAGTCTTTGATTGGTTAAGCTTCCCTTCAATTCTGATTTTTCAGTGGTTTTCCCTCATATGTAGTCATGACTCTACAATGCTTCATTCTTTCCAGAAAGTTAAAGCCAGATCATAAATGGTTTTCCTATCATTCATGTGATGAACTTAATAACTGCAGAGACTAAAGATATGCCAAAGGAAAATCCTCTGCAGAATTGAGAAGTTCCTTCCCCTGAACATTTACCTAATTGAGGTATGGTCATTTTAGTTTTGTGAGATTAATTCCTCTTGGTTAAGGtgtacataaaaataataatattaattttatgtagtactttaattgtgaagtgctttacaaatggtatctcattttatactcataaCAGTACTGGAAGATAGTgtaattttttattcctttattatagatgaagaaactggggtagtaagagtttcagtgacttgcacagggttacacagccaggaaGTAACTGTGGGCAattttgaacttgtcttcctgatgtcatgtcTAAATTTCTACACACCACGCCACCTGTGATTATCATTTGAgtcagaaattatatatatatatatatatatataaactattctATAACAAAATCACTTTATTTAAGGCAAAATATTCTATGTAAAGAGGCACTGAATAGTATTGCAAAGTCAGAAGACATAATTCTACTCTTCCCATTAGCGACTTAATCTGGGGCAAAACCATTATTCTTTATGAAATTCAGCTTCTTAATTGtttaaaagggggagggaagagaatggtACCTTTCCAGCCCACATAGTTTTGAaagaccaaatgaattttttatttcattaaagcattttgcaaaagaaaatgaaatctattATGGTATTTTggtatttattcttttatatttgtgaTATCAGCACCTATCAGAGAACCTGCATCATACATTGTcggcacttaagaaatattttttgttgattaACTGATGATTGTGAGATCTATATAGCAGACAAATTattatcatttaatttatttctaaCTTGTATTTTTGGAAAgctttaacattttcaaagctctttgtgaatattctcatttaatcttcacaacaaccctgggaggtaggtgctactattatttccattttataggcaaggaaacatctattaagtgtttaAGATCACATTTTAATTTATGTCTGGCTGCCTGAAGCTCTGGTATTCAATCTACTAGGTTACCTAGTTGCCAATCACAATCTGTCAAAGTTTCATTGCCATAATCATAACTAGGCCGATGCTCAGATGACTAACACATAGCTTTAATGAATATCAGAttcattaattaaattttaatggaagaaatattttaagCATGAAATTATCATCAGTCAAGTCTGACAAGCACacagaaattaaatatttttttaaaactaaatatttaaagatttaaatttgAGATAATGTTAtactcattttcatctttttggtTTAGATAACGTATCTGTTTACATGTAGTATCTCCTCAGCAAAATGTAATCTTCTTTAGAgcaggaactttttaaaaattttatctttgGTATTCTCAGTGCATTACTCAtattgagtgcttaataaatgtttgtttgattaAATCAGATTGGATTTATTATATTTACACTAGGCAAACTATCTCTAAGTATTTAACAGCATCCTGTTTGAAGATACAAGGATGGATTCAATGAATTGTAAATTGTTTgtattatttgtttatatttataagcCATAGTCTGGCTctagtaaatcttttttttttcttttggcggggcaatgagtttaagtgacttgcccagggtcacacagctagtaagtatcaagtgtctgcagctggatttggactcaggtcctcttgctttatccattttaacacctagctgctctctagTTAATCTTTATAGTGTAATTTCATATCACAATCCTTTGCACACTGTATATACTAGCCAAAAAGagtattaattattatattcCTGATCccagggactgacttttgcctttctttgtgtcttcagtgTTTAAtacaattcttggcacatagtaggtgcttaacaaatgcttattaactaaTTGATCCCTATGTCATACCCCTGATTTTATTCAATATCTTCCCATCTTTAGGCTTTTATTCATTCTGCCCCCTAATTGCTAGAATATCTTCATCACATATACTCTCTTTTTGCCCTTTTGCAAAGAttcttaatgtgtgtgtgtgtgtgtgtgtgtgtgtgtgtgtgtataaggctAATGAAGTCCATGGACTcatgaaaataatacttctaaattcataaaaaaaatatgtaagctGGGCATAGTAGTATAAGTCTGTGGTCCATGCTCCTGGGCAGGCTGGGATGGTGATTCATGTGAGCCCTTGGTTTCCTGTGATATAGTAGGATTAAAGCTGATTTGATGTTGGCATTAATTCCAATACTAGGGAACAGAGCTGCCTAGAATGATGCACACCAGCTGTGGTCAGAAAGAGAGAAGCTAATTAGCAGTGGAATTGAGCTGTGGGTGGTTGTTGAACTTTCAGCTTGGGGCAAGATGGGGAAAGATataacaattaaacaaaaaagaaaatatataggatttcaaaggaaaataattatgttGAGATATTATTGAAATTTACACACTAAGTTCACAGACGCCatattaagaacccctggtaATAGCATCGTTCTTAATCCTTCAAGGTTCTCCTCAATTGTAGTGCTGCTTCCTCCATGttggcaattttttttccttcttcactaCCTTCCCCCAGCTAGAAATGGTAATTCCTACATTGACTCTCTCAGGTCACCCTACTTGACCAGTCCTGAAAACTTAATAATTGTCCAATTGTGTGAGTTATTGAAGCACTTTTCCCATCTCATCACCCAATCAAAGTAAATCACCTATCTTTAGGTATGATGGATATTAATTGCCCAGTGGAATGGGAAGAGCACTCCAAAAGTCCTTCTTCATTTATGAGCTTTTTGAGGTCAAAGACTGAATTGTGACAAGCCTGTGAACTCCTGTACCTATCATAGTAGAATTCACACAATTAGGAGAAATTAAATGCATGTTGAACTAAAAGGTCCTTTCTGTTTTCTAGGTCCCATAATAAGATGATGAAGAATGAGACAAATGTTGAAGAATTTATCTTAGAAGGATTTCCTGCAGTCCAGCACCTAGGGAAACTTCTCTTTGTTGTGTTGCTAATGCTGTATCTTGTGTCTATCATAGGAAATACAGTCATTGTCATAATCATGTGGGTGGACCATCGCCTTCAAATACCAATGTACCTTTTCCTCAGTGGTTTCTCTTTCCTAGAATGCTGTTTTACAACAAGTGTTATTCCAAAATTGCTGTCAATCTTTCTTTCAGGTATGCAAACCATTTCCTTTGCTGCCTGTCTCACTCAagcctttgtatttatttctattgGGATCACAGGCTTCTTCCTCATGGCTGTGATGTCAATAGATCGATACATGGCAATTTGCAACCCTCTTCATTACCCCAGTATCATGACAATGAGGGTCTGTTTCCTTTTGATCCTCTTCTGTTGCAGTATGGGAACTGTTGCAACAACTAGTCTGATCATAAAGGTATCTCAACTATCCTTCTGTGATTCTAACATCATCAAACATTTCTTATGTGATCTTGGTCCTCTGACACAACTCTCATGCTCTGATACAAGTTTTATTCAAtcgttgactttttttcttgctctgtttATCATTCTGTCCTCCCTTGCAGTCACAATCATATGTTATGTCAATATTGCAATGACAATAATGCATCTCCCATCAGCAAAGGAACGCCAGAAAGCTTTCTCCACCTGTTCCTCTCACCTTATTGTCCTTTTTCTAATATATGGCagctgtatttttatatatataaaacccaaTCAAGCCAACAGATTAGACACCAACAAGGAGGCAGCTCTTATGAACACTGTAGTTACCCCTGCACTGAACCCCTTCATTTATACTTTACGAAATAAGCAGTTCAGACTGGCTTTGAGAGATACTATTTACAAGATGAAATTGTTGAGACAGTCAAGACCTTAAAGTTGGAAGACAAATTATTTCGGCTAATCTTCTATACACTCTATTGAAATGTCAAATAATAAGAAATTTATTTCCTCATTAGACAACCCACTGCTGATCAGTTCTAATAAGATAAAAGTATGTTAatctttacagcaagtgtctctgataaaggcctcatttctcaaatatatagagaattgagtcaaaattataagaaggcaagacattccccaattgataaatggtcagaatatatgaataggcagtattcagataaagaaatcaaaactatctagagCAATATGAAAAAgtactctaaatcacttttgattagagctattcaaattaaaacgactctgaagtaccacctcacacctatcagattgcctaatatgacaaaaaaagggaaacgattaatgttggagaggatgtggggaaattaggacactaatgtattgttggtagagttatgaacttattcaaccattctgtgaaacaatttggaactatgcctaacaGGCAACCAAACTGTGCATGTCTATTGTTCCAGCAATGCcattactaagtctgtatcccaaaaagatcagaaaagaaggaaaagggacatacatgtgaaaaaatatttatagcagcccttttcatgacagtaaaaatattagaaattgaggggaggcccattaattggggaatgactgaacatgcaccattaaaaaaaatgatgagcaggcagatttacctggaaagacttgtacaaactgctgcaaagtgaaatgagcaggaccaggaaaacattgtacaccatatcagcaacattgtgtaatg is drawn from Dromiciops gliroides isolate mDroGli1 chromosome 2, mDroGli1.pri, whole genome shotgun sequence and contains these coding sequences:
- the LOC122738242 gene encoding olfactory receptor 6C2-like, with the translated sequence MMKNETNVEEFILEGFPAVQHLGKLLFVVLLMLYLVSIIGNTVIVIIMWVDHRLQIPMYLFLSGFSFLECCFTTSVIPKLLSIFLSGMQTISFAACLTQAFVFISIGITGFFLMAVMSIDRYMAICNPLHYPSIMTMRVCFLLILFCCSMGTVATTSLIIKVSQLSFCDSNIIKHFLCDLGPLTQLSCSDTSFIQSLTFFLALFIILSSLAVTIICYVNIAMTIMHLPSAKERQKAFSTCSSHLIVLFLIYGSCIFIYIKPNQANRLDTNKEAALMNTVVTPALNPFIYTLRNKQFRLALRDTIYKMKLLRQSRP